The Dyadobacter sandarakinus DNA window GCACCAGCGTGAGGCCGAAGTAGTGGCTGAGGCTGGTAAGCCCGGAACCGTGACAATCGCTACCAACATGGCGGGTCGTGGTACGGATATCAAGCTGACTCCGGAAGCCAAAAACTCGGGAGGGTTGGCGATTATAGGTACCGAGCGCCACGAGAGCCGGCGTGTTGACAGGCAGCTGCGTGGCCGGTCTGGTCGCCAGGGTGACCCCGGATCGTCCCAGTTTTTTGTGTCTCTGGAAGATAACCTGATGCGCCTTTTCGGCTCAGACCGGATGGCGAAGGTGATGGACCGTATGGGCCTCGAAGAAGGAGAGGTGATCCAGAGCGGTATGATTACCAAATCCATTGAACGTGCGCAGAAAAAGGTAGAGGAAAATAACTTCGGAATGCGTAAACGCCTGCTGGAATATGACGATGTCATGAACTACCAGCGTGAAGCGATCTATACACGTCGGCGTAATGCATTGTTCGGAGACCGTCTGGCGGTGGATATTGCCAATACCCTGTATGATGTATGTGACGAGCTGGTTAATACAGCCGGAACGTATGCCGAGCTGGAACTGGCAGCGATAACTACGCTGGCTATGGAGCTGCCGTTCAACGAAAATGAATATGCATTGCTCAAACCTGCCGATCGCTCCCAAAAATTGTACGATGCGGCAGAAGCACAATACCAGGGCAAGAATCAGGAGATTTCGAATAAGGCACTTCCTGTACTGACGTCAATACTGGTGGACCGGGCAGGTGCGGTATCCGACATTATGATTCCGTTCAGTGACGGTATCCGCCAGGCCGGAGTTGTGGTCAACATCAAAAAGGCGATTACCAATGATGGACGCGAGATCACCAATGAAATGGAGAAAGCGATCGTTCTGTCGCTGATCGACCAGGAATGGAAGGAGCACCTTCGCGAGATGGATGACCTGAAACAGTCTGTACAAAATGCCGTTTTTGAACAGAAGGATCCTTTGCTGATCTATAAATTCGAATCGGTTGAGCTGTTCAAGCGCTTCCTTTCGAAGGTAAACTTTGATATGATATCCTTCCTGATGAAAGCCGATATCCCGCAGGAAGAAGCAGCGCCTGCGCCTGTTCTGCAGCAGCCTGTACGCCGTCCTGCACCCGTGCCCGAGCTGCATACCAACCGGGAAGAGGATTATGCCGATGCCGAGGATTTATTTGACGGCCAGTCTGAGTCTGCTACCAGGGCACAGCCTGTACGTACGATCAAAATTGCGGACAGGAACCAGAAGGTTTCCGTGCAGTACCGCGATGGCCGCATTCTCCGGGATGTGAAGTTCAAGAAAGTGGAGCAGGAAGTTAAAAATGGCGATTGCGTCGTAATTGAATAGTTCTTGCTCAGTCAAATACAACAAAAAGCCCCGTCCGTCTGAACAGACTGCCGGGGCTTTTGATTTCTTAAATCAGGAATTATCCGATATTTGCGACATAAAGCAAGTTGAACCAAATTGACCCCTGAATGAAACTGCACAAAGAAGGATATACGATTATGGCTGTAACGGCCATCGTTTTAATACTGATCAATGTCGGCATCAACTACCTTCTTCCTGATGGTTACTGGATACCCAGGCTGATCCTGATCGGGAGTATCATCATCTTTTTGCTGGTTACACAGTTTTTCAGGGTTCCCAAACGCATTGTTCATCAAAGTGACCGGCAGATTGTAGCGCCGTGCGACGGGCGGGTGGTGGTTATCGAAGAAGTAGTGGAATCGGAGTATTTTAAGGAGCCCAAGCGGCAGATCAGCATTTTCATGTCGCCCCTGAACGTTCACATTAACTGGAACCCCATCAGCGGCGTGATCAAGTACTTTCGTTACCACCCGGGGTTGTACCTGGTAGCCTGGCACCCCAAGTCAAGTACTGAAAATGAGCGTACTACGGTGGTGATCCGTACCATTGAAGGCATTGAAGTACTGTTCCGGCAAATTGCAGGGGCAGCAGCCCGCCGCATCCGCTGGTATGTGAAGGAAGGCGACCAAGTGGAGCAAAGCACCGAGATGGGCTTTATCAAATTCGGCTCCCGCGTGGATATTTTTATTCCCCTTGATGCGGAAGTAAAAGTTAATCTTCAGGATAAAACAGTGGGCAGCGTGACCGTACTGGCAGAATTAAAATAGACGCCAGCTCAGTATCTGCTGAAAAAATCCAGGTACCGAACTCGGATATACCACAGCCATAAATACCATTCCGAAAATTGCCCCGTACATGTGTGCGCTATGATTGACATAGCTCGTACCCCTGCGCCCCTCAATGTAAGAGTAACCCAGGAAAAGCAATCCGAAAATAAAGCCCGGCATGCATATAAAGAAATACAGGCAAACCTGCATTAATGGAGAAAAAAGGATTGCAGCAAACAAAACCGCAGCTACGCCTCCCGAGGCTCCCAGAGAATTGTAGTTCGGGTTTTTGCGGTGTTTGAGAAACGTCGGAATGTCGGCTACAATAATACCAAGTATGTACAGAAGCAAGTAGTAAAACGTACCTCCCGAGCCAAACAGGAATGCAAACAGGCGCTCAATACCTTCGCCTACAAACCACAAGCTCAGCATGTTAAAGATCAAATGTCCAAAATCGGCATGCACAAAGCCTGACGAAATAAACCGATAGTACTCATTGCGGCTGGTAACACGGTGCGGATTGAGCACCATCTTATCCATTAAACCATAATTATTAAGCGCATACAGGCTGATACCTGACGTGATAATGACTAAAATAAGGGTAATTGACATTGTAATTTTTGCTAAAAACCTGAATTATTTATCTCTTTCTACCAACTGGTGAACAAACTGCCACAAAGGTATTTTTCGCCCGTCCGGAGCCGGCAGACCTTCCAGTGCATTCAATCCTTTTTCAAAATATTCCCTGATCTTCTGCTCGGTAAAAGTACGGATATCAAGGGCTTCGTAAATCTTTGTCACGGCCTGTACCTTTTCGTTTTTGTCAAAATCCGCCGCATTGATCCAGTATTCAAGGTCAGTCCGGTATGTGCCCTCAGCCCGGCTCAGGGCTTCAATCAGCAGGAATGTTTTCTTATTTGAAATAATATCCCCGCCTACCTGCTTGCCAAACTTAGCCGGATCGCCGAATACATCCAGCAGGTCATCCTTTAACTGAAAACCCATACCCATATTTTCTCCGGCTGCATATAATAGCTGTAAAGAAGCCTCGTCAGCCCCGGTGAGCAGTCCGCCGAGTTCGAGTGCAAAACCCAGCAAAACAGACGTTTTCAGCCGGATCATGTTGAGGTACTCAGCCTCGGTCACATCCCACCGTTTCTCAAAATTCATATCAAGCTGCTGTCCTTCACACACTTCTGCCGCAGTCTGATTAAACCTTGCCAGCACCTTTCCCATCAGTTCGGGCCGGATGCCCAGCAGCAGGTCGTAAGCGCGGATCAGCATGACATCTCCGGACAAAATAGCCGTATTGGCATTCCACTTTTCATGCACCGTAGGCTCGCCGCGGCGCAGTGGCGCATTGTCCATGATGTCGTCGTGCATGAGTGTAAAATTGTGAAAAACCTCCACCGCCATGGCAGGCCGCAGGGCACTTTGCCATTCGTCTGTATAAATGGAGGCCGACAACAGGGTCAGCAGCGGACGGAAGCGCTTGCCGCCAAGTGACATGATGTAACCAATGGGTGCGTAAAGCTCCCCGGGTTCTGCACCGTATTTATGTTTGGAAAATGCTGTTTGCAGCTCTTGCAGCAATAGTTCTGGCGTAATCATCGGTATGCGCTGGACCAGTCCGGCCCTGGAAATAAATGGATCGCTATGTGTATGCAGTGTTGTTGCAAAGTAGGCAAATAGTGCCGTAAAGTTTTATTAAATTCTATTTATGGCTGAGCAGCCCTGCTGACCGGCATTTCGATATCTTTGGAAAAAACGCTCATATTGTACTGCATATGCCTTTTCATCAATATTTCAATGGGGAGATTTTTCCTGTTGATACCGCTCTCTTCAAGACCAATGACCTGGGCCTGCTGCGTGGTTACGGCTTGTTTGATTTTTTCCGGACGTACAATGGGGTGCCATTCCGGTGGGACGATTACTGGGCGCGGTTCGAGAACTCTGCCCGGTTGCTGAAACTTTCCCTGCCGCTCACCAAGGAAGCTACTTCCCGGATTCTGGCCGACCTGCATGCCCTCTCCGGAGAGCAGGAAGTAACTTTCCGGTTTGTACTGACGGGTGGCTATGCACCTGACAGCGTACATGTGGTGCAGCCCAATTTTCTGATCCGCACGGAGCCGCTCCCGCGCGACAATCCGGCCGGGAAACTGAAAGGGATCAAGGTACTACCTTACGAATATGTCCGCGACCTGCCCGAAATCAAGAGTACCAACTACGTACATATGATCCTCATGGCCGACGAAATGGAGCGTCAGCAGGCTTCTGATCTTTTATTTTACAAAAACGGGGAAGTGAGCGAGCTCACGCGGAGTAATGTATTCATCATATCCGGTAACCAGCTGATTACCGCCGACCGCAATGTGCTGCATGGTATCACCCGGCGCGTGGTCATGGAGCTCGCGGCCCCACACATGCAGGTAGTGGAGCGTACGCTTACTTTGCAGGAGTTGCTGGACGCAGATGAAGTTTTTACCACCAGCAGTACCAAGTGGGTAATGCCCATTGTGCAGGTAGGCGACCGGCAGATCGGCGATGGTACTGCCGGAAAGCAGACATTGTTTTTGCAGGGATTGTTTGAAAAATATGTGGAAAGCTGGGGGAGATAAATGAAAAAATCGGCGGCTTTATAGCCGCCGATTTCTGAACTACCAGCAATGAATCCAATTTAGTTAGGTGCACTTGGTGAATTAATCTGGACGATCGGCCAGACACCGGGCCTTGGTACGCTTACACCCTTGGTTGCACCGCGTACCTTCGCATCAGGCCCGAAATAATACAGCGGCCAGCCTTTGTAGGTCAACTGTTTTTTTCCGAAAACATCGATCACCGAGAACAAAGATTTGTCCATCACAGATGGCAGGTCATTGATTTCCGAAATGTAAATCGGCCACACGCCATCGTTGCTGAAATCTTCCTTGGTGTAGTTGTTCTTCTTGTTTTTATCATTGGCAAATGCATAAAGCGTTCTGCCCATTCCGTCCACAAAAAACTGGGTCTCGGCAGTACCTTCGGTCTGATCGGCTTTGTACGACTTGCCGTCGTTGCCTACCAGCTGACCATTGGCCAGCATAACGGAATAGTTTGTTTTGGCCACAAACCAGACACCACCTACATTTTCACCTTTTACATCACCTGCGGCAACATCATCCTTGTAATAGTAGAGCGGCCAGCCTTTGTACGTCACCTGCTTGGCTCCGTCCGGACGGGTTATGGTTGAAAAAACAGTGGAATCAAGGCCGTCAGCCAGGTTGAGATCGGTCACTGTGAATGCAGGCCAGGCTTGCAGGCAGTTGCCCGTGCAGGTAGAAGCACCCGTAAGGTCCTTGGAAAAGAAATAAAGCGTACGGCCGTTTTGGTCGGCCAGTACCTGGCCCAGGGTTGTTGATTGCAGCTTGACATTGGCTGCCGGTTCAGGTGTGGTACCATCACCATCATTGTCTGAGCAGGAAATGGTAAACAACGCTACCAGGCTCAGGGCCCACAGCATGCGGGCGAATGCAAAAATTTTCATCGTACTCGAGATTTAATGTTAGAGATGAGCTGTTCTCTGGCGAGTACGATGAAAAATCTTTCAGGGTTGCGTCACTTTATATTAAACATTGCTCCAACCCTGTGCCGTGACTGGTACACGGTTGTCGGACTTGGTATGAAGCACCACTTCTTCCTTATTGTCGGTCATGTAGCCGATGAACGTGATCTTGGGATTGTTACGGATTTTTTCATAATCACTCTGCGATACCGTAAAAAGAAGCTCATAATCTTCTCCTCCGTTCAATGCAGCGGTAATTGCCCCGATATTCAGCTCCGATGCAGCCAGGAATGACTGATCGTCAATCGGCAGCCGGTCTTCAAAGATGACCGCCCCTACACCGGACTGTGCACACAAATGCAGCAGATCCGAAGCCAGCCCGTCGGATACGTCGATCATGGCGGTAGGAATTACACCTGCCTCTTCCAGCTCATACACTACATCCATGCGCGCCTCAGGCCGTAGCTGACGCTGGATCACATAATCTTTACCGTCCAGCTCGGGCTGCATTTGCGGGTTTACAAGAAATACCTGCTTCTCACGTTCCAGCAGCTGCAGACCCAGGTATGCACCGCCCAGATCGCCTGAAACGCATAGCAGATCATTGGGTTTTGCAGTATTGCGGTACGCGATCCGGTCTTTTTTTACCCTGCCCAAAACACTGACGGAAATAAGCAGGCCCGTCCGGGACGAAGCTGTGTCGCCCCCTGTCAGGTCCACATTGAAGTCGCGGCAGGCGGTTTTGATGCCCAGGTACAATTCATCTACAGCCTCCACTGAAAAGCGGTTGCTGAGCGCCACGTTTACGATCACCTGCCTTGGTATGCCATTCATGGCCGCAATGTCGGACACCGCTGCGGCAATAACTTTATAGCCGAGGTGTTTGAGGGGGAAAAATGTAAGGTCGAAATGAACACCTTCCAGAAAAAAGTCCGACGACAGCAAGCCGAAATCTTCACCGTTATCAATCACAGCCGCATCGTCCCCAATGCCCTTCACCGTGTCGGGAAGCTGGGTACTTACGCCTTCATTAATCCTTTTTATAAGCCCGAATTCACCCAGGCTGCTGATTTCTGTTCTTGTTTCCATTTTGTAAAAATACATAAAAAGCAAAGCCACTTCCCGGGAGAAGTGGCTTTGGATGTCTGAACTGAAAAACGTTTACGGGTTTGTCAGTGTATATTCGTTAATGGTACCTCCTGTTTTCGGACTGGCTGTGATGCGTGTAAGTACCAGCTTGGTGTCTTCAATGGAATTAATGGTAAACTCCAGTGTACCGCCGCTGCCAGTAGGGGCAGGATTAAGGCCGCTGAGGATCAGCTTGCTTTCGCCTTCCAGCGCCCAGTTGCCGGTAAAGGTACTTCCTTCAAACTCCGTATAAGTAGCAGTCTGTACGCCCGAGTTATTGGCCAGCGTAAGCCTGAATGATGCATAGCCGGGCACCGTATTGCTGGATCCTCCCCGGGTATATACCGCCGAACTTCCATGCTTTACCGATTCCGCCGTCCAGGCCTTGGCGATGCGCTCTGATAAAGGCTTAACCTTTTCCTTACAACCTCCTGCTATTAAAGTAATTACCAGGATAAAAACGCCGGTCAGCGCGTAATGTCTCTTCATATTCTGAGTTCCGGATTTCTTTTCAAACGCCAAGTTCCTACTTTTTAGTCTTATTGTCAAAATATTCCGGGAAGATCACTTTAAATTCCGCTGCACGGATGATATCCCTAACTTGCGGGAACATTGACGATTATGAAGGAGTATACAAAGGCACAGCTTGCACTGCGCAACGGCCAGGACCGGGAGGAAATCTGGTGTGCATACCGGGGCGTTATCTACGATGTAACATCCAGCAGGCTCTGGCGTAACGGGCACCATTACGAGCATTGGGCCGGGCAGGACCTCACCAAGGAACTCGGTGATGCGCCGCATACCGATCGTGTGTTCGACCGCTTTCAGGCTGTGGGAAAACTCCTGTAAAACTACTTTTTTCAATGACAATGCATTCAAGCTCCTACCTGATTGCCGATGCAGGCTCTACCAAAACAGACTGGGTGATTGTGCACCCGCCTGCCGGCTACCAGCGCATACAATCCGCCGGAATCAATCCTTTTTACCAGACAGCGGAAGAAATTATCCCGCTACTGGAAAATGAAGTAGTACCCTATGCAGGGGACCACGTGGAGCACATTTACTTTTTCGGAGCTGGCTGCGCAGATGATCGCTCAGGCCAGCCCGTGACCGCAGCACTCCGGGCCTGTTTTCCGAAGGTGCAAACACTGGAAGTTGCTTCCGATATGCTGGGTGCGGCGCGTGGACTGTGCGGGCGGGAGCCGGGCTTGGCCTGTATCCTTGGTACGGGGGCTAACAATGCATTTTACGATGGCCGGCAGATCGTCCGCTCCATTGGCTCGCTGGGCTTCTGGCTGGGCGATGAGGGCAGCGGGTCATACCTGGGCAAAACGCTCGTCGTGCATTATCTTCAGAATGAGCTTCCGGCTGAACTGCATGAGGCCTTCGCAGCAGCGTATCCCGGGATCAACCGGCTTTCGGTACTTGAAAATGCATACCGGAAACCCTACCCCAACCGCTACTTCGCGGCTTTTTCAACATTTATAGCGGGGCACATAGCCCACCCGTTTATGCGCGGACTGGTAAAGGAGGCTTTTTCATTATTTGTAAAAAAATACATCTGTAAGCACCCGGATACAGCCTCGTACCCGGTTCATTTTACGGGTTCTGTGGCATATTACTACCAGGATATACTCAGGGAGGTACTCGAAAGCCATGCACTCCAATGCGGCCACATTCTGCGCTCGCCGCTGGAAGGCCTGGTACAATATTATGGGAGGGACAGGCATGTGTAAGCGTTAATGAAATGTTAAAGGGCCTGTCCGCATGCATTTGCAGCGCCGGTAGGTGTTTTTAAAACCATTAACTTTATTGAACGTGAGCTAGTCCCTTGTGATGTCCAGACGAACTATTCAGCTACTGACCGTTTTTTCCGCTGCGCTTATT harbors:
- a CDS encoding phosphatidylserine decarboxylase family protein; this translates as MKLHKEGYTIMAVTAIVLILINVGINYLLPDGYWIPRLILIGSIIIFLLVTQFFRVPKRIVHQSDRQIVAPCDGRVVVIEEVVESEYFKEPKRQISIFMSPLNVHINWNPISGVIKYFRYHPGLYLVAWHPKSSTENERTTVVIRTIEGIEVLFRQIAGAAARRIRWYVKEGDQVEQSTEMGFIKFGSRVDIFIPLDAEVKVNLQDKTVGSVTVLAELK
- a CDS encoding rhomboid family intramembrane serine protease, which encodes MSITLILVIITSGISLYALNNYGLMDKMVLNPHRVTSRNEYYRFISSGFVHADFGHLIFNMLSLWFVGEGIERLFAFLFGSGGTFYYLLLYILGIIVADIPTFLKHRKNPNYNSLGASGGVAAVLFAAILFSPLMQVCLYFFICMPGFIFGLLFLGYSYIEGRRGTSYVNHSAHMYGAIFGMVFMAVVYPSSVPGFFQQILSWRLF
- a CDS encoding polyprenyl synthetase family protein, coding for MTPELLLQELQTAFSKHKYGAEPGELYAPIGYIMSLGGKRFRPLLTLLSASIYTDEWQSALRPAMAVEVFHNFTLMHDDIMDNAPLRRGEPTVHEKWNANTAILSGDVMLIRAYDLLLGIRPELMGKVLARFNQTAAEVCEGQQLDMNFEKRWDVTEAEYLNMIRLKTSVLLGFALELGGLLTGADEASLQLLYAAGENMGMGFQLKDDLLDVFGDPAKFGKQVGGDIISNKKTFLLIEALSRAEGTYRTDLEYWINAADFDKNEKVQAVTKIYEALDIRTFTEQKIREYFEKGLNALEGLPAPDGRKIPLWQFVHQLVERDK
- a CDS encoding aminotransferase class IV codes for the protein MPFHQYFNGEIFPVDTALFKTNDLGLLRGYGLFDFFRTYNGVPFRWDDYWARFENSARLLKLSLPLTKEATSRILADLHALSGEQEVTFRFVLTGGYAPDSVHVVQPNFLIRTEPLPRDNPAGKLKGIKVLPYEYVRDLPEIKSTNYVHMILMADEMERQQASDLLFYKNGEVSELTRSNVFIISGNQLITADRNVLHGITRRVVMELAAPHMQVVERTLTLQELLDADEVFTTSSTKWVMPIVQVGDRQIGDGTAGKQTLFLQGLFEKYVESWGR
- the thiL gene encoding thiamine-phosphate kinase, producing the protein METRTEISSLGEFGLIKRINEGVSTQLPDTVKGIGDDAAVIDNGEDFGLLSSDFFLEGVHFDLTFFPLKHLGYKVIAAAVSDIAAMNGIPRQVIVNVALSNRFSVEAVDELYLGIKTACRDFNVDLTGGDTASSRTGLLISVSVLGRVKKDRIAYRNTAKPNDLLCVSGDLGGAYLGLQLLEREKQVFLVNPQMQPELDGKDYVIQRQLRPEARMDVVYELEEAGVIPTAMIDVSDGLASDLLHLCAQSGVGAVIFEDRLPIDDQSFLAASELNIGAITAALNGGEDYELLFTVSQSDYEKIRNNPKITFIGYMTDNKEEVVLHTKSDNRVPVTAQGWSNV
- a CDS encoding cytochrome b5 domain-containing protein, which codes for MKEYTKAQLALRNGQDREEIWCAYRGVIYDVTSSRLWRNGHHYEHWAGQDLTKELGDAPHTDRVFDRFQAVGKLL
- a CDS encoding N-acetylglucosamine kinase; this translates as MTMHSSSYLIADAGSTKTDWVIVHPPAGYQRIQSAGINPFYQTAEEIIPLLENEVVPYAGDHVEHIYFFGAGCADDRSGQPVTAALRACFPKVQTLEVASDMLGAARGLCGREPGLACILGTGANNAFYDGRQIVRSIGSLGFWLGDEGSGSYLGKTLVVHYLQNELPAELHEAFAAAYPGINRLSVLENAYRKPYPNRYFAAFSTFIAGHIAHPFMRGLVKEAFSLFVKKYICKHPDTASYPVHFTGSVAYYYQDILREVLESHALQCGHILRSPLEGLVQYYGRDRHV